TTACGACGGTAACAATCTCGTCGCCCCGCGGCAGACCTACCTGATCAACCGCAATTGGACCGGCCTTGAAGACGCCAGCGGCATTCCGATTACAGACGAATTGATCCGGATTGCGCGAACTGGCGGAGGCTATCACAGCTTCGATTGGCCAAAGCCGTCGACAGGCGAAACAGGTCGGATGATCGTCTATGTGAACGGCCTACAAGACTGGCGTTGGGTCGTTGGCACCGGCATCTTTATCGATGACGTGCAACAGACGGTTGCATCCGCACGCGCCGAAGTTGAATCACGAATCGCGCAGACCTCCGTTTACATCGTGGCGATTGTCATTGTGGCCCTGCTTGGCGTGTTTCTGAGCGGATTGGTGATCAATATCCGTGAGCGGCGTTTGGCCGACGTGAAACTCAAGGCGCTGACCCAACGGATCATCGACACCCAAGAAGAAGAACGCGGACGGGTGGCGCGTGAACTCCATGACGGGATCAGTCAGATGCTCGTCGGGGTCCGCTACGCGCTGGAACTGACCAAACGCCGGTTCCAGATCAACGATGATCGTGTGGGCGATAGTCTTGATAAAGGCATCGACGGGCTGGGTGGTGCAATCCAAGAAGTCCGTCGGATCAGCCGCGACCTGCGCCCCGGTGTCTTGGATGACCTCGGTCTCGGCCCTGCCCTGCAATCGCTGGCGGATGATTTTGCCCAACGGACCGACGTGACCTGTAGCGTGGAAACCGTGGTCTTCCGCAACCGGCTCGATCAAGAAGCCCGCATCGCGCTGTACCGGATCGCCCAAGAGGCGCTAACCAACATCGAACGCCACGCAGCCGCCCAAAACGTGACGATATCGCTTAAGGGCAAACGTAGCGGTGCTCACCTGATGATCACCGACGACGGAAAAGGCATGCCAGCCCAGAAATCCCAAGCCCGCACCAGTGGTGGTCTTGGCCTGCGCAACATGCAAGAACGGCTGGAACAGATCGGAGGGACATTGCGCATCCGCTCTTCGACACAGGGCACAATGATTGAAGCCCAAGTCCCCCTGACACATATGCTCCGCCCAGAGGCAGGCAGCAATGACGACGACAACCAAAGGAAATCCGCATGAACGTCCGTGTTCTGATTGTAGACGATCACCCAATGGTCACCGAAGGCATCCAAGCGATCCTTGAAAGCTATGACGACATCACGGTCGTCGGTGCACTGAACAACGGGCGCGAGGCGGTTGAACAGGTCGGTGATCTTGCGCCTGACGTGATCTTGATGGACCTCAACATGCCGGACGTGAGCGGACTGAATGCGACCGAAATGATCTTAGAGAAATGCCCAGACACCCGCATTCTGATCCTTTCGATGCACAACAGCCCCGAATACATCAACACTGCCCTTTCACACGGCGCCAAAGGGTATGTCCTGAAAGACGTGCCGACCGACGAGATCAAGACGGCAATTGAAACCGTGATGGCGGGCCAACAATACCTGTGTACGGGGGCCAAAACATCGCTGTCGCCGCGTATCGCAGACGGGCGCGAACCGCTGACAGGGCGCGAACAGACGATCCTGCTGGAACTGGCGCAAGGCAAGTCCAACAAAGACGTGGCCGCGACGCTGAATATCTCTGTACGCACGGTTGAAACACACCGCAACAACATCAAACGCAAACTCGGGATTTCCAGTACAGCTGGGCTGACCCGCTACGCAATGGAACACGGCGTACTCCAAGGCACGGGACGTTAAGTGTGGGCGATCCTGTCTTCTTTACATCCAAGAACGACTTTGCGGCTTGGTTCGCAGAAAATCCCGCAGCAACAGAACTTTCTGTTGGTTACTACCGCAAAAGCACTAAACGGCCCAGCATCACATGGTCGGAATCCGTGGACGTCGCACTATGCTACGGCTGGATCGACGGGGTGCGCAAATCAATCGACGATCAAAGCTACAAAATTCGATTTACGCCTCGCAAAATCAATAGCGTATGGAGTGCTGTGAATGTCAGAAAGGTACAGGAATTCATCCCGCTTGGGCTAATGAAACCAGCGGGGCTGCACGTCTACAACAACCGTAAAGACACCAAAGGCTACACATCTGCGGACCGCAACGTCCCGCTGTCACCGGATTTTGAGGCACAAATCAAAGCCAACCCGGCAGCATGGGATTTTCTCAATGCGCTCGCGCCATCCTACAGAAGGGATTCCATCTGGTGGGTCATGAGCGCAAAACACGAAGATACACGACTAAAAAGGCTCGGTATTCTGATTGAATCTTGCCAAGCGGGGATGAAAATCCCGAGCATGCGCAAGACCTAAACACCCGCCACGAGATCGCTAAACTGTGATGTATCTCTGCTATTTTTGAGGTGGTGGTTTTACATCCGCTCGGCCACCCCTATGTCACTGAACACAACTTGAACAACGCGCTCAAAGGACACAACATGACGTATACGCCCCCCAAAGTCTGGACATGGGACGCCGAGAGCGGCGGCAAGTTCGCCAATATCAACCGCCCCATCGCAGGCGCGACCCACGACAAAGACCGCCAAATCGGCAAACACCCGCACCAGCTGTATTCGCTAGCAACGCCCAACGGCGTCAAAGTCACGATCATGTTCGAAGAACTTTTGGCGGCAGGTCACACAGACGCCGAATATGATGCGTGGCTAATCAACATCCAAGAAGGCGACCAATTCTCGTCCGGCTTTGTGGAGGTGAACCCGAACTCCAAGATCCCCGCCCTGTTCGATGAGACCAACGGCGTGCGTATCTTCGAATCCGGCGCGATCCTGCTGTATCTGGCCGAAAAATTCGGGGCGTTCCTGCCGACCGATCCCAAGGCACGGGTCGAAACCCTGAACTGGCTGTTCTGGCTCCAAGGCTCCGCGCCTTATCTCGGCGGTGGCTTTGGCCATTTCTACGCCTATGCGCCCGAAAAGTTCGAATACCCGATCAACCGCTTTGCAATGGAAACCAAGCGCCAACTCGACGTGCTCGACCGTCGTTTGGGCGAGGCCAAATATTTAGGCGGAGACGACTATTCCATCGCCGATATGGCGACCTTCCCGTGGTACGGCGCGCTCGTGCAAAATCAGGTCTACGAAGCCGCCGAGTTCCTCGACGTTGCATCCTACAAAAACGTAAACCGCTGGGTGGACGACATCTCCGCACGTCCGGCGGTGGTGCGCGGTAAGATGGTGAACAAAGCATGGGGCGACGAAGACCAGCAACTACGTGAACGCCACGATGCGAGCGATTTTGATACCCAAACATGGGACAAAATCAAACCGGCAGACGCTGAGTAAAACGAACTTGCCAAGCATTTACGGGTGCTTGGCACGATCCGGACGGATGAGATTGCTATTCGGTAATCGGTGCATTAATTTGGCTGTTCCGGCTTTGTGACCCTTCTCGACCGCTTCTCAAAATCGAAAAAAACCGCTCAATTGCTAAACGGCAATTTATGTAGATTGTATCCCGTGTTTTGCAAAATTCATTCTGCGAGCAACTCTTTGACCTTTGGATGGATCAACCAGCCAAATGCACAGTGGTGCGCAAAAAAATTGCTGTCTCTATTCCAAATCTCGTCACTTAGCCAGGCACCAAAATGCCACTTTGCCGAAAACCAATTCTCCAATGCATGGGGTTTAGATCCGATATTCGAAAGGATGTAGTCTTTGTCCTCTGACGATGCCGTTTGAACAAGTTGAACTGCCGTTTCGCGAAGAAGCGCGTCTACTCCTTCAGCATATTGCCCAGTTTTACC
The Rhodobacteraceae bacterium S2214 genome window above contains:
- a CDS encoding cache domain-containing protein, producing MKDIFHRLRGALSFSYGQKLFLLATVPLILAVSVISIVVTNQSRDLAEREIAALEAQLIATKREELKNYLSIARTAFVNTYGRAAPDDEAAKLEVSQLLSAILYGQDGYFFVFDYDGNNLVAPRQTYLINRNWTGLEDASGIPITDELIRIARTGGGYHSFDWPKPSTGETGRMIVYVNGLQDWRWVVGTGIFIDDVQQTVASARAEVESRIAQTSVYIVAIVIVALLGVFLSGLVINIRERRLADVKLKALTQRIIDTQEEERGRVARELHDGISQMLVGVRYALELTKRRFQINDDRVGDSLDKGIDGLGGAIQEVRRISRDLRPGVLDDLGLGPALQSLADDFAQRTDVTCSVETVVFRNRLDQEARIALYRIAQEALTNIERHAAAQNVTISLKGKRSGAHLMITDDGKGMPAQKSQARTSGGLGLRNMQERLEQIGGTLRIRSSTQGTMIEAQVPLTHMLRPEAGSNDDDNQRKSA
- a CDS encoding response regulator transcription factor, yielding MNVRVLIVDDHPMVTEGIQAILESYDDITVVGALNNGREAVEQVGDLAPDVILMDLNMPDVSGLNATEMILEKCPDTRILILSMHNSPEYINTALSHGAKGYVLKDVPTDEIKTAIETVMAGQQYLCTGAKTSLSPRIADGREPLTGREQTILLELAQGKSNKDVAATLNISVRTVETHRNNIKRKLGISSTAGLTRYAMEHGVLQGTGR
- a CDS encoding YdeI/OmpD-associated family protein, whose product is MGDPVFFTSKNDFAAWFAENPAATELSVGYYRKSTKRPSITWSESVDVALCYGWIDGVRKSIDDQSYKIRFTPRKINSVWSAVNVRKVQEFIPLGLMKPAGLHVYNNRKDTKGYTSADRNVPLSPDFEAQIKANPAAWDFLNALAPSYRRDSIWWVMSAKHEDTRLKRLGILIESCQAGMKIPSMRKT
- the yghU gene encoding glutathione-dependent disulfide-bond oxidoreductase; its protein translation is MTYTPPKVWTWDAESGGKFANINRPIAGATHDKDRQIGKHPHQLYSLATPNGVKVTIMFEELLAAGHTDAEYDAWLINIQEGDQFSSGFVEVNPNSKIPALFDETNGVRIFESGAILLYLAEKFGAFLPTDPKARVETLNWLFWLQGSAPYLGGGFGHFYAYAPEKFEYPINRFAMETKRQLDVLDRRLGEAKYLGGDDYSIADMATFPWYGALVQNQVYEAAEFLDVASYKNVNRWVDDISARPAVVRGKMVNKAWGDEDQQLRERHDASDFDTQTWDKIKPADAE